A region of the Anolis sagrei isolate rAnoSag1 chromosome 4, rAnoSag1.mat, whole genome shotgun sequence genome:
CCGAGCTCTTTTGCATGTGATCATTACAGTGCTTTGATGCCACGTTCATTACCATGATTCTGTTCTAGGATTTTTATTTAGGCTTTCAATTGAGACAGTTCCAATCTCTCTCactgccttcccaaactacaaatcccagatttgTATGATGCTGCCATACAAAATCAAGTGAAATTGTGCAGTGTGAATGCACAATTTCACTTATGCCAGTATTTCTTAATCTGCTGTCAGTACCCCTAAGGGGGTCGTGAGGaagggtcagaggggtcaccaaagactataagAAAACACATTGGTCATtgaggctctgtgtgggaagtttggcccaattccatcattggtggggttcagaatgctcttttgattgtaagtgaacaactacaactcccaaatgtcaaggtcaatttcccccaaactccaacagtgttcacatttgggaatattgagtatttttgccaaatttggtccagatccagcattacttgaatccatggtgctctctggatgtaggtgaactacaactccaaaaactcaaggtcagtgctcaccaaacccttccagtattttgatttgatcgtgagagttctgtgtgccaagtttggttcaattccattgttggtggaaatcagaatgctctttgattgtaggtgaactataaatcccagcaactgcaactcccaaatgtcaaggtctattttccccaaactccaccagtgttcacatttgggcatgttgtgccaagtttggtccagatctatcattgtctgagtccatagtgctctctgatgtaggtgaatgacaactccaaaactcaaggtcaaagctcaccaaacccttccagtattttgttttggttgtgggagttctgtgtgccaagtttggttcaattccattgttggtggagatcagaatgctctttgattgcaggttaactataactcccagcaactacaactcccaaatgacaaaatcaatccctctcaacccccaccaggattcaaatttgggcttatcggctatttgtgccaaatttgattcagtgatatttacattacgattcatagcagtagcaaaattgcagttatgaagtagcaacaaaaataattttatgcttggagatcacaacatgaggaactttattaagaggTCATGACATTCAGAAAGTTGAGGAACACTgacctacactgttgaattaatgcaatttagccCCTCTTTAATAGCCCTGGTTTAAtgttatggaatgctgggagttgtggttttacaaggttctcagccttttctgtcaaagattgctgatacctcaccaaattacaaatcacaCAATCTcacaacactgagccatggcatttaaaatggtatcaaactgccttgatttggcagtgtagaagcaaccagaatgagggagggaaagaatatTCCCAAAGGTTTGCATCCTtgatgaaaaaaatatatcttgACATATAGAAACACCCCATCGAGAATTCGGTTCTTTAATAATTCACaagttttttctccttcttctggtGGAGGATTCGTTTGTGCAAACAAACCAACCCACACAAAGCCTTTTCTGAGAAACCCcagcatttctgcacagaaaaatatgTTGCCTGCCGGAATGTCTTTATGCAAAGTACATTGGTTTCAGCACAAAatgaccttttttaaaaaaccaaactatATTTTTTAATGCAAatgatttttattacatttttttccaaaagttATACAAAAGTACACATAAGCTGAACTAGTTGGTATGCCTGCTCAAGAGCTAACCTTGGGTAAATCATATGACATATGATATGTGGCTTGAAGCAGGGGAACTCTttttctgtcctggagtgtggtagaggctggatggccatctgttgggggtgctttaaatgcaattttcttgcttcttggcagaaaggggttggactggataatccacgagttctcttccaactctataattctatgaagccatttttccatgtcCTAGTTGGGGAACTATTGTCCGATCCTATTGGGATACTTTTGCCTGATCCtactggggaaaaaaatctacaTTGGAGCTCTACAAATGTATAATTGTACCACCTGATAACCCATCAATTTCTAAATACATGCCCAATACTTGTTGCTATTGTTGCTATTGCTCCTTCAAGTCTTTTATGATTTGTGGAGACCACATGATGAGATTTCGTGATAGGGTTCATTCAAGGTGGGTTTacccttgccttcttctgaggctgagagattatgGCTTGTCCAAGGTTAACTAGCAGGTTTGAttactgagcagggatttgaatcctggtatcCAGAATCATATCTCAAATCAGGACAGCATTTTGGCTCAAAGAGCATACATTGTGTGCATCTTCAAGATGTTCTCATCTTAAGGTAACCCTCAGGTGAACCTACAATCAGTTTCTTGGGTAGATTGTTCAGAGGCTGGGAGATGACTTGCCCAAAGTGAAAGGAttagtttccatggccaagtggagatttgaaccttggtctccagaatgGTGAGCctacactcaaaccattataccggATTGGCTCTCAAAGGCTTCATTGCTACTGTGTTTTAGGGTTGCGTGTCCCCAAATCCCTGATTGTTAGTCTTACTAGCTGTGGTTTTTGACTGCTAATATCCAAACTATCTTGAGGATCACAATTGAGAATCATTATGTTACCCCATGAAGTTGACTTGTCACCAAATTCTTGagatgatgaatcatagaatcatagaattcaagagttggaagagacctcatgggccatccagtacaaccccattctgccaagaagcaggaatattgcattcaaatcacccctgacagatggccatccagcctctgcttaaaagcttccaaagaaggagcctccaccacacttcggggcagagagttccactgctgaacggctctcacagtcaggaagttcttcctcatgttcagatggaatctcctctcttgtagtttgaagccattgttctgcatcctagtctccagggaggcagaaaacaagcttgctccctcctccctgtggcttcctctcacatatttatacatggctatcatatctcctcccagccttcacttcttcaggctaaacatgcccagctccttatgccgctcctcatagggcttgttctccagacccttgatcattttagtcgccctcctctggacacattccagcttgtcaatatctctccagACATCTTGTAAAGGTAAAGCTATTGATATTAAGTCTACttgagtccaactctgtgggggggtactcatttctgtttctaagctgcagagccagcattgtccatagacatttccaaggtcatgtagctagcaggactgcatggagtgctgttatcttcccgctggagtggtacctattgatgtactcatatttgcatgtttttgaactgctaggctggcagaagttggTGCTAACAAAGGATGCTCACTCtgtcctgtggatttgaaccgtTGACCTTCTGATCAGCTCCCAGGGACGAGGCCTTGGTAATGTCATGAACCATGGTACATTTAAGCAGCAATCAGTGCAACACAGAGGGCTGTGTTGCAAATCTAACAAAAATATCCCCATGCAGTTTTCAAGGTAGTTCTCTTGCTTTGagactcttctccttctcctgaaGGCTAGAGAAGAGGGTTCCAGACTCTGAGGTTGGAAGCACTACAAAGAGGCACCTATCCAAGGAGGAGCTGGCATCCTTCATGTCTATATTTCCATTGCATACATCAGAGAGCAAGCAAGGCATAGtgttggaaaccagggttcaaattcccactcagctaTCAAACACTGGGAGATCTTGGttgagtcacactctttcagcctcctttctgaacaaatcttgccatgcaAACCCTGGGATAGGACCACCTCAGGTTTGACATAGGTGAGAAACAACTTTGAGGTGTACAAGAAAGGACCTTTGATATCTGAAGGAATTTATTTCCATGGCCATAGTTGCTGAAGCCTCATTATATACAAGGAAAAATGtgctccttatataaaatgataaagtCAAGGTTTGCATTGGGTAGGGGGCATATTTTCAAGATTTGGATATTTATATAGGATCCATGGATTCCTCACCAACATCAATATAATTGGATAGaatctggagcccccagtggcacagtgggttaaacccctgtgctggcaggactgaagaccgacaggtcgcaggtttgaatccggggagaggcagatgagctccctctaccagctccagctcctccgcatgaggagctggagctggtagagggagctcatctgcctctccccggattcaaacctgcgacctgtcggtcttcagtcctgccatgagagaagcctcccacaaggatgataaaccatcaaatcatccaggcgtcccctgcacaacattcttgcagatggccaattctctcacaccagaagcaacttgcagtttctcaagtctctcctgacacaacaaaaaaattggATAGAATACTCCCTTTGAAAAGTTAAATAGGAGAAAGGAGGGCATGATGCACCCCAATTTCTCAAAGTACCAGGAAACTCCCAGATATTCTGCATCTCTCTCTCTAACCCTGAGAGATTGAAACCACTATCTTTCCAAACAATGCAAAGAAGAAGGAGATCCAAAATTCAATCAATGtctgttcattttcatttaattttattgtttttcagTCCACAGCGTAGTGATgaaagcacacacatacatgcatacatcaAAACTTTACCAGGCAGGAACTTCCAACTTTCAGCATCTTCCCATATGACAAAGGGAGAAAACTCCTCGGAGACCCCTCCCAAAAGCCCGTAAGGAACAAACCCCTCAGCTCATTTGGATCGTGCTTGTATTTAAGGATCTAATTCTATACAGCAtaggaaaaaataatgaaaaattcaATTGCAAATTTGGGGTGTGGGGGCACTAAGTTATGTAACCCTCCGGCCTTGCTAAAGCGGCTCCAATCCCACCCCCCTTCTTCAAATAGCAGCTGCTGCCCCCTTTCATCATCATGCCTTGGCATCACTCTCCTGTCATCCCCATCATCCCCGTcgttcaatctctctctctgaatGACGGCTTGGATTTCCGGATGGGGAAGCTCTGCCTTTCTCCAAAGGGAATCTCTTGATCTGCCGGTTATATAAGTCCCCGGTGTCCTTTTATGGCTCGGCTTCCTGCTTCATCAACCagagccagagagagagaaaaaagccgAGCATCATTTGCGTCTGTGGGCTGGGCAAGTGATTAAGCGACTGATTCAGGCTTACTAATTGGCAGGTTTCGCGAAGATGGGTGGATTTAATTTTGTGTCAAGGCCGTGATGGGTGGGACGCCCCCCTGTCCAATGCCTATTCATGTATTCACACACAAGGACACATCCCCCACTCCAAAATCTTCACCCCAactaggcatgtagctgggggggggggggcttgagggtcttcagcccccccaaaattctcatgatggttcgcgaaaaggccttactggtgcattatttaaactgttatgtttactcatatcatgatctgatcaccctactcaatatatctcatatgcatgggggtattggggtaatgatacaaaaggtttgctagggtagaccctctttcactcagactcagcccccccccccgaaacccagcccccccgacccccccccccccccgaatcgaaatcctggccaTTGGCCTGACCCCAACATTATTGTGGATATTATCATGCCCGTAAGTGTGTTGGACCCCCCAATTTTCCCATTTGGAAAAGACAGGAAGGCACCTTTTCCCACCCAGTTACCCTCTTTCTTTAGTTTGCAAAATTCTACTGGATACATTTGTATGCTGTGGGTTTTGTTTCAGAGGCAAAAACCTATGAAAAATGCATGAGGCCACTATGTCAACAGATACCTTGGAGGTACAGATAAACATGCCAAATACCCTGAATgcaccagatcccatttgatcttggatgctaagcagtgCCAGTCCTGGTTAACTTTGAGATTGGAGACCATCAATAAATAGCAGGTGCTGTCAGCTGTATTTTGGAGGAAGGATCCGGCAAAAGCTCCTCTGAGGCGTCTTTGCCTAAGAAGACCCTATGAAAATTCAAtagcaggtgctgtaggctgtaattcagaggaaggaactgtcaaaacAATTTCTgaatatcccttgcctaagaaaaccctatgaaaatttAATGGGGTGGGCATAAGTGGAccaaagacttgaaggcacatgcaaacATTCTCTCTGTGTTTAACAAAAGAGAGATGTAGGGAAAAGCATAAGGGGGCATTCTCGCCTTGGCCCCGGGGTGTGACACATTGCCTTtcaatctctctccctcttttgtgAGGGGTCTCTTGGAGAGAGTGTTTTAATGAGGACCTTGCAGAGTGAATcagtcctttctccttctctgtgtGAGTGAGTAAGGGGTGTGGGAGGGGGTGTTGGAGGctgagaaggagggagcaaggggGCTGTGGTGGTGGTAGGGGGAGAGAAAAGGTAAGAattactcatccatccatccaactgtCTGCAGAACCTTTGAAAGTGCTTCTCGACTCAAGTCTGGGGGTGTGCGGGAGGGGGTGGGCAGAgcgagagggagggggaggcaggGAGATGTGCCAGGAGCTGTGTTTTCCACTGAATCCTTCTCCACCAATCAGAAGCCCGCTGGCAATGAGCAAAGAGGATTGGCTATGCCCACAGATGGAGCTGCATGGAGTATAAGTATGGGTACCCGGCTGAGCCGGAGACACATCACTCAGAGAAGCTGATCAGCTCTCTCTGTTTTTGCAGCTCAGACAGAGATTCAGAGCACTTGCTCGCTTCAAGTTCtccgaaggaaggaaagcaagagagaagCAGCAGAGGAAATACAGGCAAGAGCGAGCATCTTTGCATCTTCCTGAAGAGGACTGCATCCCTTCGGGATCAGGGATTAAAGGCAACCAGAGAAGCTGAAAACTTCTTCCATTTGATTCTTTCTCCTGGACTTGGACTGCTTTTGCACAACTGGACTCGGACGGAGACTCTTCTTGGGAGGTGGTTTCTGATTCGGTTGTGTTTGCGATTTTGTAGAGGGAAGCAGGAAGTCCTCTTTGGGACAGTAGGGTGGTAAGAGAACCATTTAAAGGGGATTCAAGTCCAAGTAGGTGATTGTAGCTGACCTAGCAACCATGCAGCTTGAGAACTTCAACCAGGGGAACATCCACTCTTTCCAGGGTCACCGCGGGGTGGTCAACAATAGCAACAGCAAGCCCAATGTCATTCTCCAGATAGGGAAGTGCAGGGCAGAGATGTTGGAGCATGTTAGGAGAACCCATCGGCACCTCCTGACTGAGGTGTCAAAACAGGTGGAGCGGGAGCTGAAAGGCCTGCAGAAATCAGTGGGCAAGCTGGAGAACAACCTCGAGGACCATGTGCCCTCGGCTGCTGAGAACCAGCGGTGGAAAAAGTCCATCAAAGCCTGCTTGTCTAGATGTCAGGAGACCATTGCACACTTGGAAAGGTGGGTCAAGAGGGAGATGAATGTCTGGAAGGAAGTCTTTTTCCGCCTGGAAAGATGGGCTGACCGGCTGGAGTCCGGTGGAGGGAAGTACTGCCATGCAGATAATACCAGGCAAACTGTCTCTGTTGGGGTAGGTGGCCCAGAGATTAGGCCAAGTGAAGGGGAGATTTACGATTATGCCCTAGACATGAGCCAGATGTATGCCCTGACACCACCTCCAGCAGGGGAAATCCCTCAGCCCCATGAGTCCTATCAGTGGATCACTGCCCCAGAGGATGTGCCACCTTCTCCAGTGGAGACCCAGATTTTTGAGGATCCCAGGGAGTTTCTAACTCATCTGGAAGACTACTTGAAGCAGGTAGGTGGGACTGAGGAGTACTGGCTCTCTCAGATCCAAAACCACATGAATGGTCCTGCCAAGAAGTGGTGGGAGTACAAGCAGGACTCTGTCAAGAACTGGCTGGAGTTCAAGAAAGAATTCCTTCAATACAGTGAGGGCACCCTGACTAGGGATGCTATCAAGAGGGAGCTGGATCTCCCCCAGAAGGAAGGGGAGCCCTTAGACCAGTTCCTCTGGAGGAAGAGGGACCTCTACCAGACTCTCTATGTGGAGGCTGAGGAAGAAGAGGTCATTGAGTATGTTGTAGGGACCCTCCAGCCTAAACTCAAGCGCTTCCTTAGCCACCCCTACCCTAAGACTTTAGAGCAGTTGatccagagagggaaggaagttgAGTGCAACTTTGATAACTCTGCAGATCCCAGCCCTCAGAGGACCCCAGAGCACCAACTAGGAGATTCAGTAGAGATCCTGCCTCC
Encoded here:
- the ARC gene encoding activity-regulated cytoskeleton-associated protein, with protein sequence MQLENFNQGNIHSFQGHRGVVNNSNSKPNVILQIGKCRAEMLEHVRRTHRHLLTEVSKQVERELKGLQKSVGKLENNLEDHVPSAAENQRWKKSIKACLSRCQETIAHLERWVKREMNVWKEVFFRLERWADRLESGGGKYCHADNTRQTVSVGVGGPEIRPSEGEIYDYALDMSQMYALTPPPAGEIPQPHESYQWITAPEDVPPSPVETQIFEDPREFLTHLEDYLKQVGGTEEYWLSQIQNHMNGPAKKWWEYKQDSVKNWLEFKKEFLQYSEGTLTRDAIKRELDLPQKEGEPLDQFLWRKRDLYQTLYVEAEEEEVIEYVVGTLQPKLKRFLSHPYPKTLEQLIQRGKEVECNFDNSADPSPQRTPEHQLGDSVEILPPSITASPAASDRTQPEVSIPPTTVI